One Penaeus vannamei isolate JL-2024 chromosome 38, ASM4276789v1, whole genome shotgun sequence genomic window, GCCATCTGGTACAGTGACTTATCAAGCAATGGCTTGACTGTGAAAATCGTAGCTTCAAAACACTTTCCTTACTATTTTGTAAGGTACTTTCTTATTTGTGACATCATGaaagggacatatatatatatatatatatatatatatatatatatatatatatatatatatatatatatatatatagagagagagagagagagagagagagagagagagagagagagagagagagagatagagagatagatagatagatagatagatagatatagatacagatagatagatatatagatatatttatatatatatgaattgtacatatgtatgtatatgcacacacacacatgtacccacccctcacccacacatacacacaaacattcacacaagtatatatgtatatatatgcacacacaacgcactcacacacacacacacacacacacacacacacacacacacacacacatatatatatatatatatatatatatatatatatatatatgtgtgtgtgtgtgtgtgtgtgtgtgtgtgtgtgtatgtgtgtgtgtgtgtgtgtgtgtgtgtgtgtgtgtgtgtgtgtgtgtgtgcgtatgtgtgtttgtgtgtatgtgatagcgtgtgtaagaatgtatgtatatttatatatataatatgcacacacacaattatatatatatatatatatatatatatatatatatatatatatatatatatatacaaatgaacggttctgtattatatgtattgtattgAGGAGAAATATCGAATGAAATAGGGAAGTACAAACATACtgatattttatcttattttccctagtttattctatttttcgtcGGGAATGACGCCGAAGAGAGCGTTGACGGAGTCGAAGAGGGTCTCGGCCTGGTCGCAGGGGAAGGCCTCCTCGGGGTGGGCGCAGGTGAGGGACTCCTGGCTGAACACGGTCTGGTTgccgcagaagaaggagaagtgggcgGTCTCGAGCACGTCGCCCAGGTCGTCAGCCACGGGCAGGCACACGTGGAACACTCGGCAGTCGCTGCTGACGTCGGCGTAATAGCCGTAGCTTCGACCGGCACAGTCGAAGGCCTGAACGGGCTCTGCGCCGAGGACGTCGAGGTAGCCGTCGGAGAAGCGGAAGGGGGAGTTGGCGGCGGCCACGCCACACAGAGCCAGGAGAGCAGCGAGGACCTTCATGCTGACTGAGAAGAGACGGAAAATGAGGAAGCATTGGTAAAAGTTTGTAACTctgccccctcgccccttccctcgtTCGACGAAGGAACATACTCTTTTAATACGTTAGCTTAAGTATGATTTCTTTGGGGTGACTTTATGTCTCGTTTTTGCTTCTAAATggtgaggattttttttagatgttATTGACTCTACTTTCCACAAGATCAGTGTCTCTAAACACCTTTTAGTCTGTTAAGCAATGGTGTATGGTATAACAAGCCTATATCACAAAACTATATTAATGTTCATGTGTATATTAGAGTCGTTGGCATTAAAATGTAACGCATCACTttgatgtatatttcatatatatatatatatatatatatatatatatatatatatatatatatatatatatatatatatatataatatatataatatatatacatatatatatgtatatatatatatatatatatgattattgtttACTGTCGCCATGTGTCTTGGTCTCCTTCATTTCTCAATTTGTTTCagttacccctctccctccccacaaaaACAAATATTACCTTCAGTTTGGGAACCATTGCCCTTAACACATAACCCTTTCCGCTAAGATCTATAAACTTGCTCCTTTAATATTGCTGGCAAAAACATAACAGCACTTAGTGTGCAGTTTTACCTATActgcatgtacacaaacacatggaTACACATGTTCAcaactattttttatttcttgtgtctATATTTTCGTCTATCTACATTTATGTGCGTGCGTAGTTTacacttttatttcttatttttctttccaggtCTCTCGCACTCACACTTACTTGCCGGTGTCTTGCGAGGGACTGACCGTCCTGTGAGCCCTCGTTGGCCCTTATATACGTCCTCCCCTCTTGCAGGTGGAGGCCACGTGACTGCAGGTCTAAGGGGAAGGGGATTCTGCAAAGGTGACGAGGGTGATCGAAGTGTTTTAATCATCATGATTGGCTGTGATAAGGACGCATCATTTGGGTGACTGGGTGAAGtagttattgtattattatatggCTAGGGTATCGTTTGTGTACGTTAATGTTGATGTATTATTGCGAATCTTTATCTCTGTTTAcaatttgatattattgttttttacttaATAAACAACTTGCTTTGTAACCTTCCTTAAATATTCCAGTTTTCGCTTTTAATTTCGTTGTAAAATACTATTAAAAGCGTCAGTTAGTTTCTCTGCGATAATAATGAAGCGAAAGGACAGCGCAGGAATGGTCCGCCGAGAAAGATAAATGATTCGACCTTCAGTTACTTCACGAACTTGTCCTTTTCCTGACCCGGCAAGGTCGTCTCTTCGTCCTTTACTTTTCTGtggtttcctctccttttataaTCTCCTTGTCTgttcctcacacacgcacatccatacatatatatatagtgtatgtgcatatatgtatatatatgtatatatatgtgtatatatatatatatatatatatatatatatatgcatacatgtatatatatatatatatatatatatatatatatatatatatatatatatatatgtaatatatatatacatatatattataagcgatatatatatatatatatatatatatatatatatatatatatatatatatgcatttatatatatatatatatatatatatatatatatatatgtatgcatttatatatatgcatatctatctagctacttctatatatatttatataaatatgcatatatatatatatatatatatatatatatatatatatatatatatatatatttatatatacatatatatatatacatatacatacacataaatgtatatatatatgtatatatatatatatatatatatatatatatatatatatatatacatacacataaatataaatgtatatatatatacatatatatatatatatatatatatatatatatatatatatatatacatatatatatatatatatatatatatatatatatatatatatatatacttacatacacatatataagcatatatatatatagatatatatatatatatatatatatatatatatatatatatatatatatatatatatatatatagtgtgcgttTGATTTATATGCAtaagtgaatgttttttttttatatacatacaaacacaaacaaacacacacacatacacacacatatacatatatatgcaaacacacacataaatacatacacacacacacacacacacacacacacacacacacacacacacacacacatatatatatatatatatatatatatatatatatatatatatatatatatatatatatatataaacataaagatatatatatatttacatatacatatatatatatacatatatatatatatatatatatatatatatatatatatatatatatatatatgtatatatatatatatatatatataaatatatatatatatatatatatatatatatatatatataatatatatgtatatatatacatatatatatatatatatacatatatatatatatatatgtgtgtgtgtgtgtgtgtgtgtgtgtgtgtgtgtgtgtgtgtgtgtgtgtgtgtgtgtgtgtatgtatttatgtgtgtgtttgcatatatatgtatatgtgtgtgtatgtgtgtgtgtttgtttgtgtttgtatgtatataaaaaaaaacattcacttaTGCATATAaatcaaacgcacacaaacacacacacatgtatacatatagatatatctgtgtgaacGTACAACCAACAGTTAGAACAGAGCTGAAGATCGCGACCTTGCTTTTCATTCCTTGGAATTAAAATATGTCCCTCCTCAGGTATTTGTGTGGTTGATTTGCATATTCATGGGACTTTATGTCTCTgtcactctgcccccccccccccactctctctctcttcctcctttcctttcttatataggatacacacacacacatacgcgcatatgtatatatatatatatatatatatatatatatatatatatatatatatatatatatatatatatatgtatatatatatatatatatgtgtgtgtgtgtgtgtgtgtgtgtgtgtgtgtgtgtgtgtgtgtgtgtgtgtatgtgtgtgtgtgtgtgtgtgtgtacagatagatagatttatacacacaatgtgttattaaacacacacacatatacatgtgtatatataaatatatatgtatatatatataatcattaaa contains:
- the LOC113802391 gene encoding U-scoloptoxin(01)-Cw1a-like, giving the protein MKVLAALLALCGVAAANSPFRFSDGYLDVLGAEPVQAFDCAGRSYGYYADVSSDCRVFHVCLPVADDLGDVLETAHFSFFCGNQTVFSQESLTCAHPEEAFPCDQAETLFDSVNALFGVIPDEK